One genomic segment of Alkalimarinus alittae includes these proteins:
- the uvrD gene encoding DNA helicase II: MDVSHILDSLNDEQRQAVAAPTRNLLVLAGAGSGKTRVLVHRIAWLMEIERLTPTSIMAVTFTNKAAKEMRGRIEKLLDLPPRGLWFGTFHGIAHRLLRAHWRDANLPENFQIIDSDDQLRVIKRVMRDHQLDETKWPPRQAQSFINSQKDEGIRAEYIETSSDLYMRTMAMVYKGYEEQCQRSGMVDFGELLLRSHEVWLNNPQLLAHYQDRFRHILVDEFQDTNTIQYAWLRVLAGNRIPLTVVGDDDQSIYGWRGAKIENIQHFQNDFVDSMQVKLERNYRSTSTILDAANGLIANNGSRLGKQLWTEENEGEPIDLYSAFNEQDEANYVADCIHDWVKKGNLRSDVAILYRSNAQSRVIEDAFIRQQVPYRVYGGLRFYDRMEIRNALAYIRLVHYRHDDAAVERVINVPPRGIGNKTISDIREHARMQSVTLWQACNEMIELGSLKGRAANAIQKFIDVIEGLAEGATDLPLHTLVENVINESLLKEFHGSEKGEKGQARVENLNELINATRDFEAEDEEMEPLSAFIAQAALDAGENQAEEHEDSVQMMTLHSAKGLEYPLVFMVGMEEGLFPHSRSAEEPGRIEEERRLCYVGITRAMQKLVMTHAETRRLYGQEKFHAISPFIREIPASLIQEVRLKNTVTRPVSFQRANEESWATAASSEAAFQLGQLVSHPIFGEGTVLNYEGQGPHARIQVNFLSEGSKWLVLSYAKLEAL, translated from the coding sequence ATGGATGTTTCCCATATTCTTGACTCCCTTAATGATGAGCAGCGACAGGCTGTAGCAGCCCCTACGCGAAATCTGTTGGTTTTAGCGGGAGCGGGAAGCGGAAAAACGCGCGTATTAGTACATCGTATTGCATGGCTAATGGAAATCGAGCGCCTAACACCGACCAGTATTATGGCGGTTACGTTTACTAACAAGGCGGCCAAAGAGATGCGGGGGCGAATCGAAAAGCTATTAGACCTGCCACCAAGAGGGCTTTGGTTTGGTACTTTTCACGGTATCGCTCATCGATTACTAAGAGCCCATTGGCGAGATGCTAACTTACCTGAGAATTTTCAAATTATTGACTCTGATGATCAGCTCAGAGTAATCAAACGAGTCATGAGAGATCATCAGTTAGATGAAACAAAGTGGCCTCCACGACAGGCTCAATCATTTATTAATTCCCAAAAAGATGAAGGTATTCGCGCCGAATATATAGAAACCTCAAGCGACCTTTATATGCGCACTATGGCAATGGTCTATAAAGGCTATGAAGAACAGTGCCAGCGATCAGGTATGGTCGACTTCGGAGAATTATTACTTCGTTCACATGAGGTTTGGCTTAATAACCCTCAACTGCTTGCGCATTATCAAGACAGATTCAGGCATATACTGGTTGACGAGTTTCAAGATACCAATACCATCCAGTATGCGTGGTTAAGAGTACTCGCGGGTAACCGTATTCCATTGACAGTGGTAGGGGATGATGACCAGTCAATCTACGGGTGGCGAGGCGCAAAAATAGAGAATATTCAACACTTTCAAAATGACTTTGTAGACTCGATGCAAGTAAAACTTGAACGAAACTACCGCTCGACCAGTACCATCCTTGATGCCGCGAACGGCCTTATCGCCAACAATGGAAGTCGATTAGGTAAGCAGTTATGGACCGAAGAAAACGAAGGCGAGCCCATAGATTTATACTCAGCATTTAATGAGCAAGATGAAGCAAACTATGTGGCAGACTGCATTCATGACTGGGTGAAAAAGGGTAATCTTCGTTCTGATGTGGCGATACTTTATCGCTCGAATGCACAGTCGCGAGTTATTGAAGATGCCTTTATACGGCAGCAAGTCCCGTATCGAGTCTACGGCGGGCTTAGGTTTTATGATCGCATGGAAATCAGAAATGCCCTTGCCTATATCCGGCTGGTTCATTATCGCCATGATGATGCTGCCGTAGAGCGAGTGATTAACGTCCCCCCAAGAGGTATCGGCAACAAAACGATTTCAGATATTCGCGAACATGCTCGAATGCAGTCTGTCACATTATGGCAGGCGTGCAATGAAATGATCGAACTGGGTAGTTTGAAAGGGCGGGCTGCTAACGCGATACAAAAATTTATAGACGTAATTGAAGGCTTGGCTGAAGGCGCGACAGATTTACCGCTGCACACATTGGTCGAAAACGTTATAAATGAAAGCCTGTTAAAAGAGTTTCATGGCAGCGAGAAAGGTGAGAAAGGCCAGGCTCGAGTCGAGAACTTGAATGAACTAATCAACGCGACGCGTGATTTTGAAGCAGAAGATGAAGAGATGGAGCCGTTATCAGCGTTTATTGCACAAGCCGCATTAGATGCAGGTGAAAATCAGGCTGAAGAACATGAAGATAGCGTACAAATGATGACGCTACACTCGGCTAAAGGACTCGAATATCCATTGGTATTTATGGTCGGAATGGAAGAGGGCTTGTTCCCGCATAGTCGATCAGCCGAAGAACCCGGACGAATAGAAGAAGAGCGCCGACTATGTTATGTGGGCATTACCCGAGCCATGCAAAAGCTAGTGATGACGCATGCCGAAACTAGACGGCTATACGGCCAAGAAAAGTTTCATGCAATATCGCCGTTTATCCGAGAAATACCCGCCTCCTTAATTCAAGAAGTGCGATTAAAAAATACTGTCACACGACCCGTTAGTTTTCAACGCGCCAACGAAGAAAGTTGGGCGACTGCGGCATCAAGTGAAGCCGCATTCCAGTTAGGACAGCTGGTGAGCCACCCCATCTTTGGTGAAGGCACTGTTCTAAACTACGAAGGCCAAGGTCCTCATGCCAGAATTCAAGTGAATTTCCTTAGCGAAGGGAGTAAGTGGTTGGTATTATCGTATGCCAAACTGGAAGCGTTATAA
- a CDS encoding winged helix-turn-helix transcriptional regulator codes for MKWDNIQEMPCSIARALSIVGDRWTLLILRDCFMGTKRFDQFQKQIGLSRHRLTDRLNKLVEHEILVKSPYQEKPLRHEYHLTRRGSALYPVLMTLAQWGDNWMAGKDGPPFEYIHTTCGHKTSVELSCSECGETISSQDIAPKAGPGFKKSYL; via the coding sequence ATGAAATGGGATAATATTCAAGAAATGCCCTGCTCCATTGCGCGAGCGCTATCAATAGTAGGCGACCGTTGGACACTGCTGATTCTTCGCGACTGCTTTATGGGCACTAAACGATTCGATCAATTTCAAAAACAGATAGGTCTAAGCAGGCACCGCCTCACCGATCGTTTAAATAAACTGGTCGAGCATGAAATTCTGGTTAAGTCGCCCTATCAAGAAAAGCCGCTACGCCATGAGTATCACCTAACCCGAAGAGGGTCAGCGCTATACCCTGTTCTGATGACATTAGCTCAATGGGGAGACAATTGGATGGCAGGCAAAGATGGCCCACCGTTCGAGTATATTCATACCACTTGCGGGCACAAGACCTCCGTTGAGCTTAGCTGCTCGGAGTGCGGTGAAACGATTAGTTCACAAGACATCGCCCCTAAAGCGGGACCAGGCTTTAAAAAATCGTATTTATAG
- a CDS encoding MmcQ/YjbR family DNA-binding protein → MDYNTSKQYLLSKPEAQESEPFGVDIPVFKVCNKVFAILGVNEGTAQLNLKCDPNEALALRDIFDAVIPGYHMNKKHWNTVILNGSIPASEIERMIDHSYGLVVKGLKKLQREGLELRFGKDALYKQ, encoded by the coding sequence ATGGATTATAATACCTCGAAACAATACCTTTTAAGTAAGCCAGAGGCTCAAGAAAGTGAACCTTTTGGTGTGGACATTCCTGTGTTTAAAGTGTGCAATAAAGTGTTTGCCATTTTAGGTGTGAATGAAGGTACTGCTCAGTTAAATCTTAAGTGTGATCCCAATGAAGCGTTGGCGCTAAGAGATATTTTTGATGCCGTTATTCCGGGGTATCATATGAACAAAAAACACTGGAATACGGTCATTTTGAATGGGTCTATTCCAGCGAGTGAGATAGAGCGAATGATCGATCACTCTTATGGGCTTGTTGTGAAAGGTCTGAAAAAACTTCAGCGGGAAGGGCTAGAGCTTCGATTTGGAAAAGATGCGCTCTATAAGCAATAA
- a CDS encoding PA3496 family putative envelope integrity protein has protein sequence MNNNNNAVVQSTKTQLVELFMDLNKLDTKAKPKAKTKEKSSPQQKLAARRAIEQHLEKKRLEHDLEDYWFDS, from the coding sequence ATGAATAACAACAATAATGCCGTTGTCCAGTCGACCAAAACACAATTGGTAGAACTATTTATGGACCTAAATAAGCTTGATACGAAGGCAAAACCAAAAGCTAAAACTAAAGAAAAATCTTCCCCTCAACAAAAACTAGCTGCAAGACGAGCAATAGAACAACATCTTGAGAAAAAACGGCTAGAGCATGATTTAGAAGATTACTGGTTCGATAGTTAA
- a CDS encoding GGDEF domain-containing phosphodiesterase — protein sequence MAGPTERHSSPELRLMAEFSAPKRSAILLHQIKASYHESLPLFIASICCAILVTLFLWDEQVSHTLLLGWLASTCLVSLLQIGIHTRFKTRSKQTFSYDSWHNLLLIGSLLNGAHWGFAALTMLPENVGVTQLIALSSVAALMVFATTAFTMNIKAFLCFALPPFLSLTIHTLLSFDRYGFAFIFVVIMFAGFVTYSAYRHYKNRERMLIKELENDALINYLDNGRRVAEELNEQLTNEIISREEAERQLLSSQKTLELNVQQRTQDLTLTNERLNQQVALRKSISDALVKSQTRLSQAIEASQLGLWDWDLTSGTVYQSAFHEAFKQRELSSVDFIGNLKKVIHPQDYPSAKQALSEYLKRESDSYQVQYRIKQGDNWLWVEESGKAVKFDNSGDPIRMLGTRRNINAEKKRDEQVRLAKSVFDHTSEGVFVLDANFCFISVNAAFCEITGYSKQDLEGRYFIDLSSTPKKFKVFNQAKDEISHTGQWQAEIFEKRKDGNYFPAWIQINSITNGYDEVEYYAGLLSDISARKDADEKLTYLLNYDDLTGLANRSLFKDRLHNAITKARKAGKKYCLIMVDIDRFKQINDSLGHEIGDYLLKEVSQRISNAIRNADTIARLSSDEFAILIEYDTKEDVHEKAKDILKSLSAPFFVDVNELLISCSIGISKLPKDSLELQPLMQQAAMATQQAKYLGGNNIQFYNVALQNQTQYHMEIEGDLRKAMQNHELEVFFQPKVNVHTKRIESAEALVRWRHPSRGLISPSEFIHIAEDSGLIAEIGKFVLLKSCQQAKKWADDDIATITVSVNVSAHQLRHENLPQAVGDVLKRTKLPENQLELELTESALMENLSAATALLTKLCALGVSISLDDFGTGYSSLSHLKLFPVDALKIDRSFIRDITSKQEDEAIVNAIIVLGHSLNLKVIAEGVENIKQLELLERLGCDEIQGYFIAKPLSAADMTHMLKQQTEFTSLDL from the coding sequence ATGGCAGGGCCAACTGAGCGCCACTCCTCACCAGAACTACGTTTAATGGCAGAATTTTCTGCACCTAAACGTTCAGCTATTTTGCTGCACCAAATTAAAGCAAGCTATCATGAGAGCCTGCCGCTGTTTATCGCCTCCATTTGCTGTGCAATTTTAGTCACACTTTTTCTCTGGGATGAACAGGTTTCGCACACGCTACTGCTTGGCTGGCTAGCGTCCACCTGTTTAGTTTCACTACTTCAGATCGGCATCCATACTCGTTTCAAAACACGATCAAAACAAACATTTTCATACGATTCATGGCATAACTTGCTGCTGATAGGCTCGCTGCTTAACGGTGCGCACTGGGGTTTTGCTGCTCTAACGATGCTGCCTGAAAATGTAGGCGTGACACAGCTTATTGCGTTATCCTCAGTTGCAGCATTGATGGTTTTTGCCACAACGGCATTTACGATGAATATAAAAGCATTTTTATGTTTCGCCCTTCCCCCGTTTCTGAGCCTAACAATACATACCCTGTTATCGTTTGACCGCTATGGCTTCGCATTTATTTTTGTCGTTATCATGTTCGCAGGCTTTGTTACATACAGCGCATATCGCCATTATAAAAACCGAGAACGCATGCTGATTAAAGAGCTCGAAAATGATGCTTTGATTAACTACCTTGATAATGGTCGCAGAGTTGCCGAAGAGCTTAATGAGCAACTAACCAATGAAATTATTAGTCGTGAAGAGGCCGAACGCCAACTCCTGTCATCACAAAAAACACTTGAGTTAAACGTCCAACAAAGAACCCAAGACCTCACACTCACCAATGAGCGCCTTAATCAGCAGGTCGCCTTACGAAAAAGCATTAGTGATGCCCTCGTTAAAAGCCAAACACGTCTATCTCAAGCCATTGAAGCCTCTCAACTTGGTCTTTGGGACTGGGACCTTACATCTGGCACGGTCTATCAATCTGCCTTTCATGAAGCCTTTAAACAGCGAGAACTCAGCTCTGTCGACTTTATTGGCAATCTAAAAAAAGTCATTCACCCACAAGACTACCCTAGCGCTAAACAAGCGCTGAGCGAATACCTAAAGCGCGAAAGCGATTCCTACCAAGTTCAATATCGCATCAAACAAGGGGATAACTGGCTATGGGTAGAAGAGAGCGGGAAAGCGGTAAAATTTGATAATAGCGGGGACCCCATCAGAATGCTGGGAACTCGTCGTAATATCAACGCAGAGAAGAAACGAGATGAGCAAGTCAGACTGGCAAAATCAGTTTTCGATCATACCTCAGAAGGCGTATTTGTTCTTGATGCTAACTTTTGCTTTATCTCAGTTAACGCAGCATTTTGCGAAATTACCGGCTATTCAAAGCAAGACTTAGAAGGCCGCTACTTTATTGACTTAAGTAGCACCCCGAAGAAATTCAAAGTGTTTAATCAGGCAAAAGACGAGATAAGTCATACAGGCCAATGGCAAGCGGAGATATTCGAAAAGCGCAAAGACGGTAACTACTTCCCTGCATGGATTCAAATCAATAGCATTACCAATGGCTATGACGAAGTCGAATATTATGCGGGCCTGCTATCCGACATCTCTGCCCGTAAAGACGCCGATGAAAAACTAACATACTTGCTTAATTATGATGACCTTACAGGGCTCGCCAACCGTTCCTTATTTAAAGATCGTCTTCATAACGCCATCACTAAAGCGCGAAAAGCCGGAAAGAAATACTGTTTAATCATGGTGGATATTGATCGATTTAAACAGATTAATGACAGTCTCGGGCATGAGATCGGCGACTACCTGTTAAAGGAGGTGTCTCAACGAATATCTAACGCCATTAGAAATGCTGACACTATCGCACGCTTATCGAGTGACGAGTTCGCTATTTTAATTGAGTACGACACCAAAGAAGACGTGCACGAAAAAGCAAAAGATATACTAAAATCACTTTCGGCTCCTTTTTTCGTAGATGTAAACGAGTTATTAATATCCTGCAGCATAGGCATATCGAAACTACCAAAAGATTCACTAGAACTACAGCCACTAATGCAGCAGGCGGCAATGGCAACACAGCAAGCCAAGTACCTCGGCGGGAATAACATTCAGTTTTATAATGTCGCGCTTCAAAATCAAACTCAATACCATATGGAAATTGAGGGCGACTTACGCAAAGCGATGCAAAATCACGAACTAGAAGTGTTTTTCCAGCCAAAGGTTAATGTACACACAAAGCGTATCGAGTCTGCTGAAGCTCTTGTTCGCTGGAGACACCCTTCTAGAGGCCTTATTTCTCCTTCTGAGTTTATCCATATTGCCGAAGACAGTGGCCTCATTGCAGAGATCGGCAAGTTTGTCTTACTCAAGTCATGCCAACAAGCTAAAAAATGGGCTGATGACGATATAGCAACCATTACTGTGTCAGTAAACGTATCGGCACATCAACTACGCCACGAGAACCTCCCTCAAGCCGTTGGTGATGTGTTGAAAAGAACCAAACTTCCAGAAAACCAACTAGAGTTAGAGCTCACCGAAAGCGCGCTGATGGAAAACCTGAGTGCAGCAACCGCCCTTTTGACAAAGTTATGCGCCCTAGGTGTGAGTATCTCTCTTGATGACTTTGGTACAGGGTACTCGTCCCTTAGCCACTTAAAACTGTTCCCTGTTGATGCACTAAAAATAGATAGAAGCTTTATTCGAGACATCACGTCGAAACAGGAAGATGAAGCCATTGTTAATGCCATTATCGTGTTAGGTCATAGCCTCAACCTAAAAGTCATTGCCGAAGGGGTTGAGAACATTAAACAACTAGAGCTTCTTGAGCGACTAGGTTGTGATGAGATCCAAGGCTACTTCATCGCAAAACCTCTTTCAGCAGCTGATATGACCCACATGCTTAAACAGCAAACTGAGTTTACCTCGCTCGATTTATAA
- a CDS encoding molybdopterin-dependent oxidoreductase — MAELQKTNANNENWTSTACMLCSIGCGIEVQVAGQHLTKIRGDKKSAASEGYICQKAARLDHYQNHSERLVKPLRRGADGNLEEVEWDVAIKEIAEKMVAIREAHGGHSFAYYGGGGQGNHLGGAYSSALNAALGTPYIYTALAQEKTGDFWINGKLFGRQNCFAVEGMEHADYSIVLGANPWDAHGVPKTRDLLKAYKKDPNRTMVVIDPRLTESAKMADIHLAVKPGTDAFLLSAIIAIILQEGLEDQAFIAEHTNGFERIKAQFLKVPVEKYVEVAGLDLATVRDVAVGFASAKTATVRADLGIQQSLHSTLNSYLEKLLFLITGNFNKQGGNHLIALFAPIIGHSKEPEEGGPVTRVTGMKGISKLFPPNILPQEINTDHPERLRALVVDSANPVLSGADTGAYREAFKNLELSVVIDVALTETARLADYVLPASSQFEKTECTFFTFGFPTAYFHLRKPVVEPLGDTLPEPEIYRRLLVAMGAIPDRFPKLERIAKLDRKFPAGRLYPLALAAAFKANPSWVQYAPVILYATLGKALPENMASAASLWGVCQFYAAKYSRQVANAGTPGKGYAQGNALFNRTLASDLPVALATFAYSDTWKLMKTRDKKVALHIEEMFSALDDLAEEATLASSIEGENEYPFILMAGERRSYNANQIFRTPDWRKTDKEGAMRIHSDDLSKLGLQDKDKALCRSETGQIDVLLMQDDTVQPGMVTLPHGYGMLYSNDKGELLQNGPAINELTSAGHCDPIAKTPYHKHVAVAIERVLV, encoded by the coding sequence ATGGCTGAGCTTCAGAAGACTAACGCTAACAATGAAAACTGGACATCAACGGCCTGTATGCTTTGTAGTATTGGTTGTGGCATTGAAGTGCAGGTTGCAGGGCAGCATCTCACAAAAATTAGAGGCGATAAAAAATCAGCCGCTTCTGAAGGGTATATTTGTCAAAAGGCGGCTCGTTTAGATCATTATCAAAACCATAGTGAGCGTCTGGTCAAGCCATTACGCAGGGGTGCCGATGGGAATTTAGAGGAAGTAGAGTGGGATGTTGCGATTAAAGAAATAGCGGAAAAAATGGTCGCTATTCGTGAAGCGCATGGCGGACACTCTTTTGCCTACTATGGTGGTGGAGGTCAAGGTAATCACCTAGGCGGCGCTTATAGCTCCGCACTCAATGCAGCATTGGGTACACCTTATATTTACACGGCATTGGCACAAGAAAAGACCGGTGATTTTTGGATCAACGGTAAGCTGTTTGGACGACAGAATTGTTTTGCCGTAGAGGGGATGGAGCACGCGGACTACTCAATTGTTCTGGGGGCTAATCCATGGGACGCCCATGGTGTGCCTAAAACCCGCGACTTGCTAAAGGCGTATAAGAAAGACCCCAACCGCACTATGGTAGTGATAGACCCTCGTTTAACCGAGTCTGCAAAAATGGCCGATATTCATCTCGCGGTTAAGCCAGGTACAGACGCCTTTCTGTTGTCGGCCATCATTGCCATTATCCTCCAAGAAGGACTTGAAGATCAGGCATTTATCGCGGAGCACACCAATGGCTTCGAACGTATCAAAGCGCAGTTTTTAAAAGTGCCTGTTGAAAAGTATGTAGAGGTTGCGGGTCTTGATTTAGCGACCGTGCGTGACGTTGCAGTGGGTTTTGCTAGCGCTAAAACGGCCACCGTTAGAGCAGATTTGGGTATCCAACAAAGTCTTCATAGTACACTTAATTCCTATCTTGAAAAATTGTTATTTTTGATTACAGGTAACTTTAATAAACAGGGTGGAAACCATCTTATTGCCCTTTTTGCGCCGATTATTGGTCATTCAAAAGAGCCTGAAGAAGGCGGTCCGGTTACGCGTGTAACGGGGATGAAAGGCATTAGTAAATTGTTCCCACCGAATATCTTGCCACAAGAAATCAATACCGATCACCCTGAGCGATTGAGGGCGTTGGTGGTTGATAGTGCCAACCCGGTGTTATCAGGTGCCGATACGGGCGCATATAGAGAAGCGTTTAAAAACCTAGAGTTGTCGGTTGTTATTGATGTGGCTTTAACAGAAACCGCAAGGCTCGCAGACTATGTTTTGCCTGCCTCGTCTCAATTCGAAAAAACAGAATGTACGTTTTTCACCTTTGGCTTCCCAACGGCGTACTTTCATTTACGTAAGCCTGTTGTAGAGCCTCTAGGTGATACGCTACCTGAGCCCGAAATTTATAGGCGCTTGCTGGTTGCAATGGGGGCAATACCTGATCGGTTTCCTAAACTAGAGAGGATTGCAAAGCTTGATAGAAAGTTCCCTGCAGGTCGACTGTACCCTTTGGCTTTAGCCGCCGCGTTTAAAGCCAATCCCAGTTGGGTGCAATATGCCCCAGTTATCTTATACGCAACTTTAGGTAAAGCGTTACCAGAAAACATGGCGTCAGCGGCTAGTTTGTGGGGGGTTTGTCAGTTTTATGCGGCTAAATACAGTCGCCAAGTAGCTAATGCCGGTACGCCAGGTAAAGGCTACGCACAAGGTAATGCATTGTTTAACCGTACATTGGCGTCTGATCTTCCGGTAGCACTTGCGACCTTTGCTTATAGCGATACGTGGAAGCTGATGAAAACACGCGATAAAAAAGTGGCGTTACATATCGAAGAGATGTTTTCAGCGCTTGATGATCTGGCAGAAGAGGCGACCCTTGCTAGCAGTATTGAGGGTGAAAATGAGTACCCCTTTATTTTGATGGCAGGAGAGCGTCGCTCGTATAACGCGAACCAGATTTTCAGAACCCCCGACTGGCGCAAAACAGATAAAGAAGGGGCGATGAGAATTCATTCAGATGATTTAAGTAAGTTAGGGCTTCAAGATAAAGATAAAGCGCTATGTCGCTCTGAAACAGGGCAGATAGACGTGTTATTAATGCAAGATGATACTGTTCAACCGGGTATGGTGACACTACCTCATGGCTACGGCATGTTGTATTCGAATGATAAAGGGGAACTACTACAAAACGGCCCCGCGATAAACGAATTAACCTCAGCGGGGCACTGTGATCCCATTGCCAAAACGCCGTATCACAAGCATGTAGCGGTAGCGATTGAGCGTGTTTTGGTCTAA
- a CDS encoding 23S rRNA (adenine(2030)-N(6))-methyltransferase RlmJ yields MLSYRHSYHAGNFADVLKHCTQLAIIEYLKRKDKPFCYHDTHSGAGVYTVYSAEMQKNGEYQSGIGKLFGRRTGVGIIDHYIDLIGTLNPTGRLNNYPGSPQITLLARRPTDRMQLTELHPADYSHLQSLVGKSKKVKVYQQDAWQGLKSLLPPAEKRGLVLIDPSYEVKQDYKTIVSALQQAHKRFSSGIFAIWYPVLERKATEQFIDRLASAGIPNMLRIEHCILPDVESGMTGSGMVVVNPPYTLKADMEIALPVLDKLLSEGMSGSTVLEQLTEE; encoded by the coding sequence ATGCTCAGTTATCGGCACAGTTATCACGCGGGCAATTTTGCAGATGTTCTTAAACACTGCACTCAACTCGCGATTATTGAATACTTGAAACGAAAGGATAAACCCTTTTGCTATCACGATACGCATAGTGGTGCGGGGGTTTATACAGTGTACTCTGCAGAAATGCAGAAAAACGGAGAATACCAGAGCGGTATTGGTAAGCTGTTTGGGCGTCGTACGGGAGTGGGTATTATTGACCACTATATTGATCTTATCGGTACCCTAAACCCTACTGGAAGATTAAATAACTACCCAGGGTCGCCTCAGATTACACTCTTGGCTCGACGACCTACTGATAGAATGCAATTAACAGAGCTTCACCCAGCGGACTACTCGCACTTACAGTCGTTGGTCGGTAAATCAAAAAAAGTAAAAGTATATCAGCAGGATGCATGGCAAGGGTTGAAGTCATTATTGCCACCTGCTGAAAAACGAGGTCTAGTGCTAATTGACCCATCTTATGAAGTTAAACAGGACTACAAAACCATTGTTTCTGCACTTCAGCAAGCCCATAAACGTTTCTCTTCGGGCATATTTGCTATCTGGTATCCGGTGCTTGAGCGTAAGGCAACAGAACAGTTTATAGACCGATTGGCGAGTGCAGGTATCCCTAATATGTTGCGGATAGAGCACTGTATTTTACCCGATGTGGAAAGCGGTATGACCGGCAGCGGTATGGTTGTCGTGAACCCTCCTTATACGCTTAAAGCGGATATGGAAATAGCGCTCCCCGTTTTAGATAAACTGTTGAGCGAGGGCATGAGTGGGAGCACTGTGCTAGAACAGCTCACTGAAGAATAG
- a CDS encoding aspartate/glutamate racemase family protein gives MKTIGLIGGMSWESTVGYYRAINQGVKEALGGLHSAKIALVSVDFDPIEKLQQQGDWQTSGELLADAARKVELAGAECVLICTNTMHKVADQVANAVSIPLLHIADATAESLLSNGVKRVGLLGTGFTMEQNFYKGRLIDKYGLDVIVPNPSDRKVVHDVIYQELCLGVVKASSKAEYVRIINGLKSSGAEAVILGCTEIGMLVSESDTDTPLYDTTNIHAAKAIEFAVS, from the coding sequence ATGAAAACGATTGGACTCATTGGCGGTATGAGTTGGGAAAGCACGGTAGGTTATTACAGGGCGATCAATCAAGGGGTTAAAGAGGCGTTGGGTGGTTTACATTCTGCCAAAATAGCGCTGGTCAGCGTCGACTTTGACCCTATAGAAAAACTTCAGCAGCAAGGTGATTGGCAGACGAGTGGTGAATTGCTTGCAGATGCTGCACGCAAGGTCGAGTTAGCCGGGGCAGAGTGTGTTCTTATTTGTACCAATACGATGCACAAAGTAGCCGATCAAGTGGCTAATGCAGTCTCTATTCCATTGTTACATATCGCAGATGCGACCGCGGAGTCATTACTTAGCAACGGTGTAAAGCGAGTAGGGTTACTCGGCACTGGGTTCACGATGGAGCAGAACTTTTACAAAGGACGATTGATCGATAAGTACGGTTTAGATGTTATCGTGCCAAACCCATCAGATAGAAAGGTCGTTCATGACGTTATATATCAAGAGCTCTGCTTGGGGGTTGTTAAGGCATCATCAAAAGCTGAATATGTGCGGATTATTAATGGGCTAAAATCGTCGGGTGCAGAAGCTGTTATCTTAGGTTGTACTGAAATAGGTATGTTGGTGAGCGAGTCAGATACTGATACTCCGTTATATGACACCACCAACATTCACGCTGCGAAAGCCATTGAATTTGCTGTGAGCTAA